The nucleotide sequence ACATGACAGTCCTCGGAATGGACGTACTTTCGGTTTTAAGACGGAACATGAAGCGAGTAATACTTGATTTATCAATTGTGGAGGAATTGGCGTCGTTTGTTAGCTCAAACTTAACGGTTATAGATGGATATAAAGAGAAAATTAGAGGCAGACCAGAGCTTAAGGATGACTGGATTCACAGTGTGGATTTCTTACTTGGGCAACCAAGCACGCGACAATGCAAGAGCATTCGCGCGACTTGCACCATGAATCCTCGAGTTCATCAATCATCGATCATGAAGAACCCAGCTCTAAACCAACAATGCCCGGTTTTCTGAATGCTTCCGTGAAGCCAAACTAATTTTCGGTCTAACACTACCGACATGTGAAGCAACTCAAAAGACAGAGTGCAGCAAGTTGTTTACCTCAAAACCTCAAACCCCCAGGCCACTAGTGGTACGAtccccaactgtctggtaaATCGGAGCCCTAAGTACGCCCTCGATGTAGTCATGCTTGGCTTGTCCACGGTCATTCGGCCCATCAGACGGACCCCGCGCCCCGGTATCGTCAAAATCCCAGGTCCGGATCGTGACGCCCCCGCTTCTGGGTAAGCCGGCCTTGCCCAGATTGCGCACTTGGACCTCACGCTCCCCGGGACACCAGCTCCGTCTCCCACAGTCAGTTGGCGCGCAGGCCACTGGCGTCTTAGCGCTCCTGACGCGCCATGTGCCACGCCGTCGCTGCGTTCTGCCGCTCGTCGCTCGAGTTTATGTACTCGATGACTGTGTGGGGCCGGCGGGCCGCGCCTGTCGTTTGGTAAAAGTCCTCCACGGCCCCGACCGCGTCTTGCATGTTATTTGTGGAGTCGTCGCTGGCTGCCAGATGGTGGACGGTTTACTGGTCCGGCGTGACGTTGTTTCTTGGTATTTTTGAGCTATAAGTCAGCACCATTGCGCGAGCTTTcacatacgaccatacccactggaatatacgggatcccgtccgctctcccctagtcaaaccagtgagggccgaactagtactcaggtgggtgaccgctggggaatcctcggtgttgtatgtttttgcactctttttctttttgctgccATGTTTATTGTTTTATCCCTTATGCCGCCACTACTTCAAAGGTGTGGTGGTTTTTCCACCGATGGGAACAAATTCCGAAAGGGTTGTTCATCTCCGCGCGGGGAAGTGCATCAGGATTCCGGCAAAGATGACTGCAGATTCGTGCGTCGGCAGATAGCGGGTATAAAGGTATTGTATTGTGTCCATGTGCCGTCAAGGTGATACGGACATGTGGATTACACGGAACCCTGTCTACCAATATTTGCCTGAGACTAATACACTTCGCTCAAAGCTTACCCTCATCTGCTATTATACTCGGAAAATGTCGCCGTCATGGTATCACCAACATATTAATTCATGCAAGGTCTATAGTCAGCCACGCACAGCTTACTACTGACAAGTCACTCAAGAAAACAGATCTGAAGTACAATGTTTTTGTGTTTATTTTTGTACAtttggttcttttttttggcttttttttaattCTTTAATACCAAGGCAATGCGACCCGAATATGCATCAAATCCAGCAACAGCTCTCAACCCGTGAGATATGCTTTACTGGCCCAGCCATCCACCAGCCGTCTACATGATATCAACCTTCCTGACCTCAGTCCACTCTCGCTCGTGGCTAGGCACCGTGACCACCAGCACGCCATCCTCGAGCCTAGCCGTGATCCCATCACCGTCGATCTCCTCCTTCGTTCCGGTACCCGCGCCCTCCCGCCGGTTCTGCGGCGGCAGCTTCACGTCGCGCGTGAACAGGCCCACCCTCCGCTCGGAGCTCACCAGCCCACGCTGGAACTCCTCGTCGCCGGGCCGGTACACGACGCCCGAGATGTTGAGCACGCCGCGCTCCGCCTCCCACGACACGCCGACGTCTTCCTTCTTGACGCCCGGCACGGCTACGTGCACCACCCAGGCGCTGGCCGTCGCCGTGTTGGGGTCGCCCGACCCGCGGACCTCGAAGATATCGACTGGGGGTGCAAACGTGTCGACGTCGTCGTTGTTGTCCTCGGcggttgctgctgcggcagcagcagtctcCTGCGGTCCGGATTCTTGACCAGTAGCGCCACCGGCTGCAGCGGCAGTGGCACCCGCGCGGGCGTCACCCATCCCGCCGGGGGCAGCGACGGTCGATGCGATGTAGTTGCGCAGCTGCTGGGCGAGCGGGTGCGACGCCAGCGTGGCCATCCAAGCCTCGCCGTTGAACCCAGGCCTGGGGCCCTGGCGtctgcggtggtggtggtggtgctggtggtgACGGTGAGGTCCTCCATCAGGGGACGGGGAGCCGCGGTGGTGATGGTGGCGACGGCGTCCACCACCCCTCTCTCCTGTCTCGGGCGACGCGGCCTTCTCGCCCTGAGCGCCGGCCGTGTTGGCGTCCTTGTTGCCCTCGGTCGACggcccggcggcggcagcagcgttGGCAGCAGCGTTGGCAGCAGCGTTGGCACCACCTTCGTCGTCGGAAGATGACGGGGACGAGGACGCCGACTGGTCGCACTCGCCGTGGCACCGACGGCGGCCGCAGTGGCGTCTCCCATGGCGGCGGGGCGGGCCTCCGTTACCTCCGGCCGGTGCCCAGGGGTTTGGAGTGCCGAAAGGCGTCCACCAGGGTCCCGGGCCGTGGGGGCCGGCGTGAAAAGGGAACGGGAaagggggagggggagggggaggggcGTGGTCGGTGCCCATGCCGGGCTGGTGGTGGGCGGGGTTAAACCCGTTGACAAAGTCCCAAAAGTTCATGGAACCTGGCGTGTAGTGCGGAGGGGGTTGAGGGTTTGGGTTTGGGTTGGAAGCCATGGTGTTTTGGTTTTGATGATGATGTTTGTTGTTGTATTGTATGGTATGTGGTTGATGTTGTCGAGAAGTAACTTTGACAGTTTGTGTTGTGTGGTTTATGAGCCTGATAGTAAGAGAAAGGAACAATAAGCTGAGAATGAAAATTTAGCTAGCTATATACCTCAACAGCTGAGGCGAGACCACGCAGCCACCTCACCCGGCAAGTGACTGGACCTGTTCCAAGGAGCGGGTATACGTAGACCTCCCCCGCAGGATCACTGTTGGGTGTACGCGGTCTCCCTCCAATGGGATTAAGCAAAAACAATGGCCAAAAAAACACAGTATTTTCGTCTGAAAAGGTGCCCCGGGTTGACTAGCCACTACTTGCTCGTAGGTGTGTGGATTGTGCATATTCGCCACCAATATAGGTTTTTTGGGGCAATATACCATAGGAGGTGTCTACTACGTATTTGTCTGGCTGCCTGTTTTGCAGCTCTCATCgcgatctagttctagtttgcAAAAGGAAGAGTCTAGAAACGGAAACCCATGGTTTGTGAAAGAATCAAAAGAGGCAAAGTCTCAGCTGGTAGGTGAAAGTGCAGTCAGTACGTTGGTTAAAAATTGAGGGGTGGCGACATTTGAGCTACCTGTCTGCCACATCCCGGCAAGGCAATGAACAGGACGCGCGGACACCATCCAAAAAACAGATGGTTTATCTGTAGGGTTGGCTGATTTTGTCAAAAAGATAATTGTTCTGTTAATCAAGTCCCGGAATCCGTCATTCTAGTCAGTCGCGAAAGGAACTGCAAGGGTTGATTGTTGAGGTGCATATTCTACAAAGTATTAATTAAACTGCCTCGGCTTGTTCAGCAGCACCCAAACAAAAAGATCAGTTGGCCGAACATGGGACCATCGGGACATTTGAAATCTTGAGCACAAAAAGTCGGAAACGAAATCTAGATTGCGACTGTGCCACGTTGCTCTCCTGACTAAATTACCCCAAGTTGAGGTTGTACCTGCGCATCCAATCTTTGCGACGCGTTCTTGTTTACTATGTATTCTGCTTTGGTATATGGTAGGTATATGATATCGCAGACATGTGGAAGCTAAAGGAAACTAAGCCCAAGTCAAACCCAGACAGGAATAAAATGATAAGaataagaaaaacaaaacatcAGCGAGCCCGTCCCATATACAAATGCTCGATATGCAGAGTAATACAAAAcaaacagaaaagaaaagaaaaacaaaacaaatgtTCGTCACCGCCACGAGCCCCATACTCAAATATACGCTCCCGAAACATTACCTCATCCCTCGCTAATACTTATAGTCGGAGCACCAAACGCCAGTGATGCTACCGCGCtaataaaaaaaggagacGCTTCTGTACTAATGCAAAATTCGTGAGTCGACCATGACCACAACAACAATCCTACGATGCCTCCACTGCTTTGTCTGGCTTCTCTCCATCGACCGCATTTTTCATCTCGACCTCGTTCTCATCCGCGTCACCACTTGCCACAGCCTTCGGGGTTGCTGCCGGCTCTTCGTCATTCGTTTGGCCGGATTGTAGCTTCAATTTCCTCTCCGCCTCATCGGCTCTCTTGTTGGCCTCGGCAACCTCTTTCCTGAGCATCTTGATGTACTCGATCGCCATCTCCACCGTGCTGGCCTTGCTGTTCGGCCCTCCCCCTGCCTGCTTGTCACCCTTTTTGCCCCCATCCCCGTCCCCGTCTCCGTCATCGTCCACTTTGGCAGATACGGTTGGTGGCAAGAGTGTCGCTATCTCCTGTAGCGCCGAGTTGATCCTATTCCGTCTGCCTTGCTCGGCGATCTTGTGTGAAGTTCGTTTTGAAGTTAGGTTCGTCGATAGCTCGCTCGGGTATGACACGCCCGGCACGCTGTTGCCTTCCAGGATGTTTTGATAGTTTGATTTGGATCGAAGCAGCTGCGACGCCACGTCTTCGGCCCCGCTACTACCCCCGGGCAGCAGTGGCTTGATGCTCGGTGATATCCGTGGGCGCAGCGCTGGTGACACGTGAGAAGAACTGACGCTGGGTCGCTTCTTGCTGTTTCGTGGTCCCATCTGTGGCGTCTTtcgggctgctgctgccaaaaTCGGTGTGCCCATGACCGAACCGCTCCCACCTCCTTGCTGCTGACTCGTCAATAACGGACTCTGTGTTGTCGAAGCTGCTGTCCTGGGTTTGATGAAGCCTGAGCCTGGCAATGGCTGCAATGATGGAGTCGTTGATGAAGTCGCAGAGGGGCCTAGGAACGGAGACTGTGCCGGGCTCTTCGTAGACGTCTGAGGGTTTTGGTTGTTCTGCTGCTGGAAGTTGACTGATTCCGGAAGTTCAAAGTTCTCGATCGCTTCGTGGGAAACAGTCGCGTGGCTTGTTGGTGTAGCGCCCATGCTGTTGCTCGGTGATGTCAGTTTCATCAGTGATGCTGGCGTTGCCGGCGACATCTTGCCCTGCAACGTCTGCAACATGGGGTTCGCCACAGCCCCTTGGGGCTCTGTGTGGGACGAAGGGCGAGCCGAGCGTTGCTTCGGAACGGGCGGAGGTGGCATCTCTGACAAGGTCTCTGGAGAAACAGAACCGTTCTCCGAGTCCGTGAGGCCGACGGGCGACCCGCTGTGTCCTTGCGGCGCGGGTGGCGGTAAAAGGTGGTGTTGTGAGTCCTGGCTGTGCTGTAATGATTCGGCAAGTTCACTCAGAGCCTGCGCATTCATGTTGGGCGTCGTCTGGGACTTTTTCTTCAACGGCTTGGAAATTGGTGACTGTCGAACGCTCCCCTTGCCCCTCACCTTAGAAGCAGTGCTTTTCCTGGGAACCGCTTTCTTTGCTACTTCGTTTGATAATGAGGATGGGGTTACCTTGGTCGCGGTCGGTGTCGGAAGATCCATCTCGGAAGCTGGCGAGCTGTTCTTGCCTGAGCTGACGCTATCGTAAATGGCTTGTGGGTTTTCTTGCTGCGCATGAAGTGCTGGTGACGCCAGGGGACTAAAGTATGCCCCTGGGATAGTGAATTGAGAATCCATCGAGAAGTGTGTTTCTAGCGGTGTCACAGCCGGCGAGACGAGGGGCGTGAATGACATCTGCTCAAGAGTCTGTGTTAGCAAGCAACAGCGTGCGAGAAGCATTCTACTGAGGATAGAGTAGGAAGCAAGTCACGCAACAAAGACTTACGTCCTGTTGATCGGCCAGCCGCTGATACCTGTCGTATATGCCCTGCTGTGGCGTCTGGTCGGGGGCGACGTAATAGCGACTTCCAGCCTGAAGCTCGAGGCTCTGCGGTGTGGGAGGTATCAGGCGGCTCTGTTGCGCAAAAAATGCGACTTGCTGTTCCTCGAGCtggcgttgttgttgttgcatcCTCTGATGCTGCAAGAACTGTATCTTGGCATCGATATCATTAATGGCCTCGCTAGGCGTTGGCGGTGGTTgcgtcgtcggcggcggcaccatGCCGGCACTAGGAACAATGACCAGCCCAGGAGCCGTCGTGTGAGGGACTGGAGCTGCCACCGAGGGCAATTGAGCGAGATGAGAGTGCATCGCCGACTGCGGCAGCTGCGACAGCTCCGGGTTCGTAGACATGAGCCCAGGCATCTCGGTGCCGGTCATGGGGGTGTCcatctgctgctggtgctgaaGCTGGcgctcctgggcctgctgcgaCTGGAGAATTGCGCCGCCATTGTTTCCCGCGCCCTGAAAGTCGGCAGCAAAATCCTGGAAATCAAAGTTCAACCCCGCGGCCAGACCGTCCATGCCATTCATCTCGAGGTACTGCTGAAAATCGTCATCGACGGCGCTGTGCTGCCCGTTCCAGGCCGACGATCCCATCATTGCCATGGCTTTTGGTGGTGTTTTGGCTTTGCTTTTGCGTGTAGCAAAGTCATGCGCTTTCGCAGGCGGAGCGCCGGGCGCTTCTGGGGATTTGTTTTCCTCTGTCGGCAGCTTTCGCTATTTCGAGGTCGGGCTGGCGTAGCAAGGCGCGTCGCACACCGACCTTGACCTTGCTTCGaatcgggggtttggagGGGTGGTTGGTTCGCAGTATGCCTATTGTGGATTTTTCTTATTCCAATTGCGCGCAATTGACTGTGGTTGTCCTGCCGGTCGTTTAGGACGTCAAATGCATGTGATGGGTTTAACCATGCCTCGACATTTTAGAGGactggggtttttttttttttttttttgttccttaACACCTTCTTGTGGTCTCCCAGACTTGTCGGCTAGATCCAAGTTTGTCGCTTGATTCGGAGTTTCCCCCGTTATCAGTTCAGTTCTGGCAGTAAAAAGGGCCTGGAAACCCCCAGTAAAACAGTCGGTGGGGCGGGGTGACAGAAATGGATCACCGATGCTCGTCGCCCGCGCCAAGACTGGCATCTGCCTGCGTGCTCGAAGCTCGTCTA is from Pyricularia oryzae 70-15 chromosome 2, whole genome shotgun sequence and encodes:
- a CDS encoding phosphorus acquisition-controlling protein yields the protein MAMMGSSAWNGQHSAVDDDFQQYLEMNGMDGLAAGLNFDFQDFAADFQGAGNNGGAILQSQQAQERQLQHQQQMDTPMTGTEMPGLMSTNPELSQLPQSAMHSHLAQLPSVAAPVPHTTAPGLVIVPSAGMVPPPTTQPPPTPSEAINDIDAKIQFLQHQRMQQQQRQLEEQQVAFFAQQSRLIPPTPQSLELQAGSRYYVAPDQTPQQGIYDRYQRLADQQDMSFTPLVSPAVTPLETHFSMDSQFTIPGAYFSPLASPALHAQQENPQAIYDSVSSGKNSSPASEMDLPTPTATKVTPSSLSNEVAKKAVPRKSTASKVRGKGSVRQSPISKPLKKKSQTTPNMNAQALSELAESLQHSQDSQHHLLPPPAPQGHSGSPVGLTDSENGSVSPETLSEMPPPPVPKQRSARPSSHTEPQGAVANPMLQTLQGKMSPATPASLMKLTSPSNSMGATPTSHATVSHEAIENFELPESVNFQQQNNQNPQTSTKSPAQSPFLGPSATSSTTPSLQPLPGSGFIKPRTAASTTQSPLLTSQQQGGGSGSVMGTPILAAAARKTPQMGPRNSKKRPSVSSSHVSPALRPRISPSIKPLLPGGSSGAEDVASQLLRSKSNYQNILEGNSVPGVSYPSELSTNLTSKRTSHKIAEQGRRNRINSALQEIATLLPPTVSAKVDDDGDGDGDGGKKGDKQAGGGPNSKASTVEMAIEYIKMLRKEVAEANKRADEAERKLKLQSGQTNDEEPAATPKAVASGDADENEVEMKNAVDGEKPDKAVEAS